One Triticum dicoccoides isolate Atlit2015 ecotype Zavitan chromosome 4B, WEW_v2.0, whole genome shotgun sequence genomic window carries:
- the LOC119293371 gene encoding uncharacterized protein LOC119293371: protein MAMKRKLSPTEADLASDDHHKADTSSFTTASGPEPWAATVGAVAAAQRARKRFVGVRQRPSGRWVAEIKDTIQKIRVWLGTFDTAEEAARAYDEAACLLRGSNTRTNFWPRAAAPAATSDGGAGLTENHGHLHHHTPPSSALPSKVANLLLLRLKRARSISDEHISASATAQGALGQQEQQQEEYGAGSFHVDDFLSYDSNVDEHGVVKYEEDSHCSRDAEDDEEDVSEEEEEAPLDFGFMDAHPSPPGDVGHAGLFSPFEMMAAEIGGAVEAETEASEYGGGENENSMAIHEVMKRMKYERKISASLYALSGLSECLRLRLGNNSGAVGHGLALSGLRDACMKKRQEQNQEAVVDCVEGGHEESSSSNSSSSSEVASCSLEAVISSPNADAVDSDVVMWSSLDLAPICFMS from the coding sequence ATGGCGATGAAGCGCAAGTTGTCCCCCACAGAGGCTGACCTCGCCTCGGACGACCACCACAAGGCCGACACCTCCAGCTTCACAACGGCGTCAGGGCCGGAACCATGGGCAGCGACGGTCGGCGCCGTGGCGGCTGCACAGCGGGCTCGGAAGCGCTTCGTGGGCGTGCGGCAGCGGCCGTCGGGGCGGTGGGTGGCGGAGATCAAGGACACCATCCAGAAGATCCGTGTGTggctcggcaccttcgacaccgctgaggaggcggcccgcgcctacGACGAGGCCGCGTGCCTCCTCCGCGGCTCCAACACCCGCACCAACTTCTGGCCCCGCGCAGCCGCCCCCGCGGCCACCTCGGACGGCGGAGCAGGGTTGACCGAGAACCATGGCCACCTCCACCACCACACGCCGCCGTCATCGGCTCTCCCCTCCAAGGtcgccaacctcctcctcctccgcctcaagAGAGCGCGCAGCATCAGCGACGAACACATTAGTGCAAGTGCCACTGCGCAAGGAGCACTTGGGCAGCAGGAGCAACAGCAAGAGGAGTACGGTGCCGGCAGCTTCCACGTCGACGACTTCCTCAGCTACGACTCGAACGTCGACGAGCATGGCGTCGTGAAATACGAGGAGGACTCCCATTGCTCTCGAGACGCGGAGGATGACGAAGAGGATGtgtccgaggaggaggaagaagcgcCCTTGGACTTCGGGTTCATGGACGCGCACCCGTCGCCGCCAGGGGACGTCGGCCACGCGGGGCTTTTCTCACCGTTCGAGATGATGGCGGCGGAGATCGGCGGCGCAGTGGAGGCGGAGACAGAGGCTTCGGAGTACGGCGGTGGCGAGAACGAGAACTCGATGGCAATCCACGAGGTGATGAAGAGAATGAAGTACGAGCGGAAGATCTCTGCCTCGCTCTACGCGCTCAGCGGCTTGTCCGAGTGCCTTCGCCTGCGCTTAGGCAACAACTCCGGCGCCGTCGGTCACGGGCTGGCGCTCTCCGGTCTCAGGGATGCGTGCATGAAGAAGCGGCAGGAACAGAATCAAGAAGCAGTGGTAGATTGCGTTGAGGGGGGCCACGAGGAAAGCTCAAGCAGCAACAGCAGCTCGTCGTCTGAGGTAGCGAGCTGTTCGCTGGAGGCGGTGATCTCGTCGCCGAACGCCGATGCCGTCGACAGCGATGTGGTGATGTGGAGCTCCCTTGATCTGGCTCCCATCTGCTTCATGTCATAA